From the genome of Nicotiana sylvestris chromosome 2, ASM39365v2, whole genome shotgun sequence, one region includes:
- the LOC104221120 gene encoding pentatricopeptide repeat-containing protein At4g21705, mitochondrial produces MLLNRRVFRFLTGISCRFYHSDKRKKVTLYSKISPLGDPNYSVTNELDEWVCKGKKVRFAELQRIILDLRKRKRFNQALEASEWMKSSGIFTFSSTEHAVQLDLIGKVHGFHAAESYFNNLNEEDKNDKTYGALLHCYVRQGDIKKALTHLKMMQEKGLSLSSVAFNDIMSLYTRTGEYEKIPDVLRHMKEIGVRPDNLSYRICINSYGARSDIEGMERVLNEMENQSYIVMDWNTYAAVANIYVKSGLNDKANSFLKKAEEKIDNKEGLGYNYLISVYSRLGNRDEVIRLWFLEKSALKRCINRDYINMLEALVRLDALEEAEQLLKEWETSDNCYDIRVPYIVIIGYIDKKLYEKAETMLEDLSTKGKTLTPNIWGRLAAGYLDKGKFESAVKCIKVALSLKKDSKGWKPDPKVIMKILSLLGENGSVDDAESFLSSLRPVVSVNREMYHVLLKSYIAGGKEVERLLNSMRADNIDENEETKVLLEEYKPISS; encoded by the exons ATGCTATTGAATCGCCGTGTATTCCGATTCCTGACCGGAATTTCATGTCGATTTTACCATTCGGACAAGAGGAAAAAGGTGACACTTTACTCAAAAATCAGTCCACTGGGAGACCCTAACTATAGCGTAACGAATGAACTGGACGAATGGGTTTGCAAGGGCAAAAAGGTCAGATTTGCAGAGCTTCAACGCATTATTCTTGATCTTCGTAAACGCAAACGCTTTAATCAGGCCCTCGAG GCTTCGGAGTGGATGAAGAGTTCTGGTATTTTCACTTTTTCATCAACCGAGCATGCAGTACAGCTGGATCTGATTGGTAAGGTGCACGGGTTTCATGCTGCAGAAAGCTACTTTAATAACTTGAATGAAGAAGATAAGAATGATAAGACATATGGTGCTCTTCTTCATTGTTATGTTCGGCAAGGTGACATTAAAAAGGCATTGACACATTTGAAGATGATGCAGGAGAAGGGTCTTTCTCTATCTTCTGTGGCCTTCAATGATATAATGTCATTGTACACAAGAACCGGTGAGTATGAAAAGATACCTGACGTGCTACGCCATATGAAGGAAATTGGGGTTCGTCCTGACAATTTAAGTTACAGAATCTGTATCAATTCGTATGGAGCAAGATCAGATATTGAGGGGATGGAGAGGGTCTTAAATGAAATGGAGAACCAATCATACATTGTCATGGACTGGAACACCTATGCTGCTGTTGCGAACATATATGTTAAATCAGGCCTAAACGATAAAGCAAACAGTTTCCTCAAGAAAGCAGAAGAGAAGATAGATAATAAAGAAGGGCTCGGGTATAATTACCTCATCTCTGTATATTCTAGACTGGGAAACAGAGATGAAGTCATCAGATTATGGTTTCTAGAGAAGAGTGCTCTGAAGAGGTGCATAAATAGGGATTACATAAATATGTTAGAAGCTCTGGTGAGACTTGATGCGCTTGAAGAAGCGGAGCAGTTGCTCAAGGAGTGGGAAACATCCGATAACTGTTATGATATCCGTGTGCCATACATAGTCATTATAGGGTATATCGATAAAAAGCTTTATGAAAAGGCCGAGACCATGCTTGAAGATTTATCTACAAAAGGGAAGACACTAACACCAAATATTTGGGGAAGACTGGCAGCAGGCTACCTAGATAAAGGTAAGTTTGAGAGTGCTGTGAAATGCATTAAAGTTGCTCTTTCCTTAAAGAAGGATAGTAAAGGATGGAAACCTGATCCTAAAGTCATCATGAAAATATTAAGTTTATTGGGGGAGAATGGTAGTGTGGATGATGCTGAATCATTTTTGAGTTCGCTGAGGCCCGTCGTCTCTGTAAATAGAGAGATGTATCATGTCTTACTAAAATCATATATAGCAGGTGGTAAAGAAGTTGAAAGACTTCTAAACAGTATGAGAGCTGATAACATTGATGAAAATGAAGAAACAAAAGTGCTACTTGAAGAATATAAACCAATAAGCTCCTAA
- the LOC104221121 gene encoding monothiol glutaredoxin-S17: MAGGGGSVKEVGSKGELDKIVGDGSPAILHFWATWCEASKHMDQVFSHLSTDFPHAHFLRVEAEEQPEISELYSVSAVPYFVFFKDGKAVDTLEGADPSSLANKVAKIAGSITPGDPAAPASLGMAAGPTVLETVQELARENGAPQVSSSGLDDRLTKRLQQLAASHPIMLFMKGNPEEPKCGFSQKVVDILKKENVKFGSFDILTDNGVREGLKKFSNWPTYPQLYCKGELLGGCDIIITMHESGELKEVFKDYGVEISDSAGGKGGISEPSGLSAVLATRLSALVNSSPVMLFMKGTPDEPRCGFSRKVVDILKQEKVEFESFDILTDDEVRQGLKVYSNWSSYPQLYIKGELIGGSDIVLEMQKSGELRKVLAENGIHHKDSLEDHLKNIVNSSPVMLFMKGTPDAPRCGFSSKVVNALKEEGVEFGSFDILSDEEVRQGLKTFSNWPTYPQLYYKGELVGGCDIVLELQSSGELKSTLSE, from the exons ATGGCCGGAGGAGGAGGATCAGTGAAGGAAGTTGGATCAAAGGGAGAGCTCGACAAGATTGTCGGCGACGGGTCACCGGCGATTTTGCACTTTTGGGCAACATGGTGTGAAGCTTCTAAGCACATGGACCAAGTCTTTTCTCACCTTTCTACTGATTTCCCACATGCCCATTTTCTCAGA GTTGAAGCTGAAGAACAGCCTGAGATATCTGAGCTTTACTCTGTTTCTGCTGTTCCTTACTTTGTGTTCTTCAAG GATGGTAAGGCTGTTGATACGTTGGAAGGGGCCGATCCTTCTAGTTTGGCTAACAAGGTTGCAAAAATTGCTGGGTCAATCACTCCTGGGGATCCTGCTGCTCCTGCTAGCCTAGGGATGGCTGCAGGTCCCACTGTCCTTGAAACAGTTCAGGAATTGGCTAGAGAAAATGGCGCTCCTCAAGTGTCAAGTTCCGGTCTTGATGATCGGCTGACAAAGCGACTTCAACAGCTGGCTGCTTCTCATCCGATAATGCTTTTCATGAAAGGAAACCCTGAAGAACCCAAGTGTGGTTTTAGTCAGAAAGTTGTCGATATTTTGAAGAAAGAGAATGtcaaatttggaagttttgataTTCTGACGGACAATGGGGTCCGTGAGGGGTTGAAGAAATTTTCCAATTGGCCAACATATCCTCAACTGTACTGCAAGGGTGAACTTCTTGGTGGTTGTGATATTATTATAACTATGCACGAGAGTGGTGAACTTAAAGAAGTTTTCAAGGATTACGGGGTTGAGATCTCTGATTCTGCCGGTGGAAAGGGTGGCATCTCTGAACCATCTGGCTTGAGTGCTGTCCTGGCTACTCGTCTTTCAGCTCTGGTAAATTCTAGCCCGGTTATGCTGTTTATGAAAGGAACGCCTGATGAACCCCGGTGCGGATTCAGCAGAAAGGTGGTGGATATTCTCAAACAGGAGAAAGTAGAGTTTGAGAGTTTTGACATTCTTACTGATGATGAAGTCCGTCAAGGACTGAAAGTTTACTCCAACTGGTCTAGTTATCCGCAGCTTTACATAAAGGGTGAACTTATTGGTGGATCAGACATAGTACTGGAGATGCAAAAAAGTGGTGAGCTTAGGAAGGTTCTAGCTGAGAACGGGATTCACCATAAAGACAGTCTTGAAGACCATTTAAAGAATATAGTAAATTCTTCACCTGTAATGCTGTTTATGAAGGGTACACCAGATGCTCCAAGATGTGGTTTCAGCTCCAAGGTTGTAAATGCTTTGAAGGAGGAAGGGGTTGAGTTTGGATCCTTTGACATTCTATCCGACGAAGAAGTGAGGCAGGGATTAAAGACCTTCTCCAACTGGCCAACTTATCCACAGCTGTATTACAAGGGTGAACTGGTAGGAGGATGTGATATCGTGCTGGAACTGCAAAGCAGCGGTGAACTGAAGTCAACATTATCTGAATAG